GATCGCTGCTTCTTCATCGACGGCACCGGGCAGTTCATCCCGGGTGACTTCGTCACCGCGCTCATCGCCGAGTCGTTCCTGCACAGACAGCCTGGCCAAACCATCGTCTACGACCTCAGGGCGAGCTACGCCGTGAAGGAGACCGTGGCCAAGTATGGCGGCACGGCGCTGATGAATCGCGTGGGCCATGCGTTCATCAAGCATCGGATGCGGAAGGAGAATGCGATATTTGGCGGCGAGGTCAGCGGCCACTATTACTTTCGCAATAACTTCTACGCCGACAATGGCTTCATCCCAGCCCTGGTCATGCTCGAGCTCATGGCGCGCCGCGATCAGACCCTCACCGATCTGGTCGCGCCGCTGAGAGCGAAGTATTTCTTGTCGGGCGAGATCAGCATCAAGCTGCGGAGCCAAGCGCAGGCCGAGGCCAAGATTCGTGACATCGCACGCCGCTACACGGATGCCACGGTCTACAGCATGGACGGGATCTCCATCGAGTATCCCGACTGGCATTTCAACGTACGCCCCTCGAACACCGAGCCACTACTCCGCCTGAACCTCGAAGCCAAGACCCCTGACGTCATGGCCAAACGCCGCGACGAGGTGCTCGCGATGCTGCGGTCCTAAATGATTCGCGACGGTAGCGCCCGACCCAAAGAGCCTGTAGCCGAAGCCGCCCGAAAGGGCGGCGAAGGCTGGCTGGAGCGGGCTACGGGAATCGAACCCGTCTAGCTGGCTTGGGAAGCCAGAGCATTACCACTATGCTAAGCCCGCTCAGGTAACAACGCGTTCTAGCAAGGCGACGCTAAGTGGGCTAGTCGCGCACAAAACCAAAGTCGTGGTTCAGTGCGCTACATGCGGCATCGCCATACCTGATGGTCCCCTCGAAGAGCCCGTTGATGCCCGCAGTGGCAACGCTACCGATCAGAGTGCCGGAGGCTTCGTAGCTCCGAGATCCGTCCGGGACTACGTTGACCGTGCCCTCCACGTGCATCGTTGAGCCGTCTAGGATCCCCTCGAAGGCACCCTCGGTTGGAAGGCCCTGCCTGCTGCTCAAGGTCACCGCGACATCAGTGCCGCTTTGGGTGATGGTCGCGTCAAATTCCTGTATGCGACCCGCGTCCAAGTCAGGGCTACAGGTCCCAGACGCGCGAATCGCCAGTCGATAATCGCCCGCGATGCCGGTGTCCGCCGGCGCTGTGGGCGATTCATCGTCATCACTGCACGCTGTCGTTCCGAGCACCATCATGCCAATCGCAATGGCGGAGAGGCTACGCATTATCCAACGTCGTCGTGCAGTCGTCATCAGCGCTCGCCATGCCAGAGAAACGCCCGCTTCACGTAGAAAATGCGAGACAAGCAGCGCAAGAGGCAGGCTCACCCCTTGCCTTTCTCGCCTCGCATTGTGCACATAGAGACGACGAACAGGTGGTCGGGGCGGGCGGATTCGAACCGCCGACCTCCAGTACCCCAAACTGGCGCGCTAACCAGGCTGCGCCACGCCCCGAGCAGCGCCCGCTCGCGCGAAGCGCATCCTGTGATTCTACCTCAACGCGAGCGCTTGTTACGTGTGGGACGGCGCAGCGGCACACGATCTTCAGACGACTCAACGGGCGCCTCTGGCGCCTGAAGCTCGAAGTCGCGCCCCTGGGGCTCCTCCTCGCGGCCGGCCTGGCTCGCACGGATTGGTGAAGAGTCGTCGAGCAGAGAGAGCAACGAGCGAAGCCCCTCCTTGACCTTGAGCACGCCTGCCCGAGCACGGTCCTCGACCTGTGCCGCGATGGCCAACATGTCGTCGCTGTCCACGACATCGGGCGCCGTCGGCGCCTGCTCCTGCTCGAGCTGGCGTCGCGCGCCGGCCAAGGTCAGGCCATCACCAAAGACGAGCTGCCGAATGCGCACGACCCGCTCGACGTCGGCGCGGCGATAGATGCGGGGTCCCCCCGGCGTCTTGGAGAGCCCTAGATCGGGAAACTCGCTTTCCCACGTGCGCAGGACGTACGGCTTAATCTTCGCGATCTCGCATACTTCGCCCGCTTTGAACGCGGGCCGGTCCGGAATAACAAACTCGGCCAAATCCGCCATTGTCCAACGACGGAGTATAACAGGTTCGAAGTTCGAGGTTCGAGGTTCAAGGTGGGGGTGTACGAAGCTTCCGGGTTGACGTCCGAGCACCCGGGGAGCATCGAGATACCCAAGCTCAAACCTCGAACCTTGGACCTCGAACCTTATCCCTCGCCCCTCGCCCCTCTCTTGCGCACCACCACCCTGATCGGCGTGCCACTGAAACCGAACGAGTCACGCAGACCGTTGACGAGAAAGCGCTCATAGGAAAAGTGGAATGAGGATGCGACATTCGTAAAGAAGACGAAGGTTGGTGGCGCAACGCCCGTTTGCGCCGCGTACATGATCCTCACCTCACGCTTACCTGGGCTGACGGGCGGGTGCACAGACGTCACGGCCGCGACCCAGCGGTTGAGATCTGCGGTGGGCACGCGGTGGCGGCGCGCGGCCGCAACGCGGTCGATCATCTCCAGCAAGCGCGGCGTCCGCTCGCCGCTTGCCGCTGAGATGTGCAAGACCGGCGCGTAGTCGAGGAACTTCATCCCACGCCGGAGCTCCTCGTCGAAGGTGCGCCCGAAAGCGGCACCACGGTCTTTGACGAGGTCCCATTTGTTCGCCGCAAGGATCACAC
This Luteitalea sp. DNA region includes the following protein-coding sequences:
- a CDS encoding MerR family transcriptional regulator, which produces MADLAEFVIPDRPAFKAGEVCEIAKIKPYVLRTWESEFPDLGLSKTPGGPRIYRRADVERVVRIRQLVFGDGLTLAGARRQLEQEQAPTAPDVVDSDDMLAIAAQVEDRARAGVLKVKEGLRSLLSLLDDSSPIRASQAGREEEPQGRDFELQAPEAPVESSEDRVPLRRPTRNKRSR